One segment of Nostoc flagelliforme CCNUN1 DNA contains the following:
- a CDS encoding serine hydrolase domain-containing protein: MQGLSEFISKAMQEWKIPGLAIAIIKDSKIIFCEGFGKRDVANNLIVTPQTLFAIGSCTKPFTTMAMSILVESGLLDWDKPVKNYLPTFKLYDSYATEYITPRDLVTHRSGLPSHDAMWYKSPFSRKEILERLQYLEPTHQMRTVFQYQNLMYMTAGYLVGEIAQSSWEEFVQQEIIP, translated from the coding sequence ATGCAAGGTCTAAGTGAATTTATCAGCAAGGCAATGCAAGAGTGGAAAATACCAGGGCTGGCGATCGCAATCATTAAAGATAGTAAAATCATTTTTTGTGAAGGCTTTGGAAAGCGAGATGTAGCAAACAATTTAATTGTTACACCGCAAACTCTCTTCGCCATTGGTTCTTGCACGAAACCCTTTACTACAATGGCGATGAGTATTCTGGTAGAAAGTGGACTCTTAGACTGGGATAAACCTGTCAAAAATTATCTGCCTACTTTTAAACTTTATGACTCTTATGCAACTGAATATATCACACCCCGTGATCTGGTAACTCATCGGTCTGGCTTACCCTCTCACGATGCTATGTGGTATAAAAGTCCCTTTAGCCGCAAAGAAATATTGGAGCGCTTACAATATCTCGAACCGACTCATCAAATGCGTACCGTTTTTCAGTATCAAAATTTGATGTACATGACTGCTGGCTATTTAGTTGGTGAAATTGCACAGAGTAGCTGGGAAGAATTTGTGCAACAGGAAATAATCCCTTGA